A genomic stretch from Marinifilum sp. JC120 includes:
- a CDS encoding methyl-accepting chemotaxis protein: MTFSIRNKIVLMAVVIALLTATSIFLTVNHYVGEGFSKESIRNISTMKKVVDRHIDSLSKGFREKAELMARDIDLIHSIKLGSSEELQKHLRTLMQETESEFLTLTDANGVVLGRAHASSFGDNAQSQKTVSKALRGGVTSGIIRGKEIPFSLRATAPIKENGKVIGTISLGTSLSDKDFVDDVKNFSDLEVTVFKGDTREMTTIIKNGRRAVGTKMTNRKVTATVIDQGQTFLARNNILGIDYQTAYWPIKGVDGKNIGMWFIGMPIETMIAAQNNVKTSSLMVIAVILPLIMLAAWLYARSMSQPIVEATKYATRVAEGDLDHVLEIKTRDEVGVLANDLNAMVVTLKDKISEANEQTRLAAEETEKAQQATLEAEEARKEAENAKREGMLQAARELEDVVEIISTASEELSAQIEQSATGSDMQSQRTGETATAMEQMNASVLEVARSSGEASATAGDASENATNGAGVVKQMLSGIDVVHEYSEALEKEMGELGVSAEKIGQIIDVISDIADQTNLLALNAAIEAARAGEAGRGFAVVADEVRKLAEKTMTATNEVESAIGEIQRGTKLSMGQCSNTVQEIGNVSEMAKNAGSSLSEILSLTDAVSEQIQGIAAACEEQSATSEQINRAVDEINNISTETNSAMRQSAEAVSDLAAQAQQLKSIIDDMKSA, from the coding sequence ATGACTTTTTCAATCCGAAACAAGATAGTATTGATGGCAGTGGTTATTGCATTGTTAACAGCCACATCAATCTTCCTGACTGTTAACCATTATGTTGGCGAAGGATTTTCCAAAGAATCGATCCGCAACATTTCCACCATGAAAAAAGTTGTTGACCGCCATATTGACAGCTTATCCAAAGGATTCCGGGAAAAAGCGGAATTAATGGCCCGGGACATTGACCTTATCCATTCCATCAAGCTGGGCAGCTCTGAAGAGTTACAGAAACACCTCCGCACCCTTATGCAGGAAACAGAATCCGAATTCCTGACCCTGACGGATGCAAACGGCGTAGTTCTTGGTCGTGCCCATGCCAGCAGCTTCGGGGATAATGCCCAATCTCAAAAAACCGTGAGCAAAGCATTGCGTGGTGGGGTAACATCAGGAATCATCAGGGGTAAAGAAATTCCCTTTTCCCTGCGGGCAACTGCACCGATCAAGGAGAATGGTAAAGTTATCGGAACAATTTCCCTTGGGACATCCCTCTCAGACAAAGACTTCGTCGACGATGTAAAAAATTTCTCCGACCTCGAGGTGACTGTATTTAAGGGTGATACCCGAGAAATGACGACTATCATCAAAAATGGACGTCGGGCCGTAGGCACAAAGATGACTAACCGGAAGGTTACTGCAACTGTAATTGATCAGGGCCAAACCTTTCTTGCCCGTAACAACATCCTAGGAATTGATTATCAGACAGCCTACTGGCCCATTAAAGGCGTGGACGGCAAAAATATCGGGATGTGGTTCATTGGAATGCCTATTGAAACCATGATCGCCGCCCAGAATAATGTAAAAACGTCCTCGCTGATGGTCATCGCCGTCATCCTGCCGCTCATCATGCTTGCAGCGTGGCTGTATGCAAGGTCAATGTCCCAACCCATCGTCGAGGCCACCAAGTACGCTACCCGTGTTGCAGAAGGCGATCTCGACCATGTCCTTGAAATCAAAACCCGCGATGAAGTGGGAGTGCTGGCGAATGACCTAAACGCCATGGTTGTCACCCTCAAGGATAAAATCAGCGAAGCAAACGAACAAACCCGCCTTGCAGCTGAAGAAACGGAAAAAGCGCAACAGGCTACACTTGAAGCAGAAGAAGCACGCAAAGAAGCGGAAAATGCTAAACGAGAAGGCATGTTGCAGGCTGCCCGCGAGCTTGAAGATGTTGTCGAAATAATCTCAACGGCTTCTGAAGAACTTTCCGCCCAGATTGAACAGTCGGCAACCGGGTCCGACATGCAGAGCCAAAGGACCGGGGAAACAGCCACCGCCATGGAACAGATGAACGCTTCCGTACTTGAAGTGGCCCGCAGCTCGGGCGAAGCATCTGCAACAGCCGGCGATGCCAGTGAAAATGCTACCAACGGTGCCGGTGTGGTCAAGCAGATGCTCTCTGGAATTGATGTGGTTCATGAATATTCCGAAGCCCTTGAAAAAGAAATGGGGGAGCTTGGTGTAAGTGCTGAAAAAATCGGGCAGATCATCGACGTGATCTCTGACATTGCCGATCAGACTAACTTGCTGGCCCTTAACGCTGCCATTGAGGCTGCTCGGGCCGGGGAGGCCGGACGTGGATTCGCTGTCGTAGCAGATGAAGTCCGCAAGCTGGCGGAAAAAACCATGACTGCAACCAATGAAGTTGAATCAGCAATTGGCGAAATCCAGCGTGGCACAAAACTGAGCATGGGCCAGTGTTCCAATACTGTTCAGGAAATCGGTAATGTTTCCGAAATGGCTAAAAACGCCGGGAGCTCACTTAGCGAAATCCTCTCACTGACCGATGCGGTTTCGGAACAAATTCAGGGAATAGCAGCAGCATGTGAGGAACAGTCCGCCACTTCAGAGCAGATCAACCGGGCTGTGGATGAAATCAACAATATCTCAACTGAAACAAACAGTGCCATGCGCCAATCAGCAGAGGCGGTATCCGACCTCGCTGCGCAGGCCCAGCAACTCAAATCCATTATCGATGATATGAAATCTGCATAA
- a CDS encoding diguanylate cyclase: MFYLSEKFQELFASKSLCSQFISVSPDAVVITDQDGTVLGGNFRAAELFGYIDKTAIPPNASDCYRFREDRSRMIDLLSSGQHVQDFETKLLDRSGSVFEACISASIMDVEGFRVLVSIIRDISERKKAEARVLEGEKKARLNEIRFEALSSLASMAEAPLNKLYDFALEAAVRITRSEIGYIYFVNEDKSELRLYAWSRSVMPQCSVESIPDIYNVEDVGVWGEAIRQRRPMILNDYGACEAKRGLPKGHVPINRHMNVPVFDDGEIVLLVGVGNKEDEYSNEDVRQLSLLMEGMWNIVRRKQSDEALREAYEEMEGKVEERTGELRRALGDLRHVNSAMAHEVGQRRLAERRLLQFESLVELSPDLVALIDSDYRYVMVNESYVTFFDKPKVFFLGKQVCDITGRDVFEARTKDLIDSAFAGQTTGFEAWIDLPLVGKRYFSVTYHPVDSSIGEDRLVSITAHDITVQKEMFEEVKRLASTDPLTGANNRRFFMDRAETELDRLTRYGGELYLMMLDIDHFKNVNDTYGHSVGDVVLKEFVKCCSDTLRTSDVFGRLGGEEFAALLVHGRVDSAIQVAERLRKAIENLEVRSGEHVVRFTVSIGLTMVCADEDIETALKHADKCLYQAKAEGRNKVVSYCSTS; this comes from the coding sequence GTGTTTTATTTAAGTGAGAAGTTTCAGGAATTATTTGCCAGTAAAAGTCTCTGCTCTCAATTTATATCAGTTTCTCCCGATGCTGTAGTCATAACAGACCAGGACGGAACCGTACTTGGTGGGAATTTTAGGGCCGCAGAACTATTTGGTTATATCGACAAAACCGCCATTCCTCCCAATGCTAGTGATTGTTATAGGTTTCGCGAGGACCGGTCTCGAATGATCGATTTACTTTCCTCTGGACAGCATGTGCAGGATTTCGAGACTAAATTGTTGGACCGGAGTGGTAGTGTTTTCGAAGCCTGTATAAGTGCTTCCATTATGGACGTTGAGGGATTCAGGGTACTCGTTTCCATTATCAGGGATATTTCAGAGCGTAAGAAAGCTGAGGCAAGGGTACTGGAGGGTGAGAAGAAAGCTCGTTTGAACGAGATCAGGTTTGAAGCCCTTTCGTCACTGGCCAGCATGGCCGAGGCCCCTCTGAATAAGCTTTATGATTTTGCTCTGGAGGCTGCGGTCAGAATCACCAGAAGTGAGATCGGTTATATTTATTTTGTTAATGAAGATAAATCAGAACTCAGGCTGTATGCCTGGTCTCGCAGTGTCATGCCCCAGTGTTCGGTTGAGTCTATTCCTGATATTTATAATGTGGAGGATGTTGGGGTCTGGGGGGAGGCCATCAGGCAACGCCGTCCTATGATTCTTAATGATTACGGCGCGTGTGAAGCTAAGAGGGGACTTCCTAAAGGACATGTCCCCATCAACAGGCATATGAATGTTCCGGTTTTTGATGATGGCGAAATAGTGCTTCTCGTGGGTGTTGGAAACAAGGAAGATGAATACTCTAATGAGGACGTGCGCCAACTGAGCCTGCTTATGGAAGGTATGTGGAATATCGTTCGCCGCAAACAGTCGGACGAAGCTTTACGAGAGGCTTATGAGGAGATGGAAGGCAAAGTGGAGGAGCGTACCGGGGAGTTGCGGCGTGCCCTTGGCGATTTAAGACATGTCAATTCGGCAATGGCACATGAAGTGGGACAGCGCAGGTTGGCCGAAAGAAGGCTGCTTCAATTCGAAAGCCTTGTTGAGCTTAGCCCTGATTTAGTTGCTCTGATCGACTCTGATTATCGTTATGTGATGGTTAACGAGTCGTATGTTACATTTTTCGATAAACCCAAAGTTTTTTTTCTTGGCAAGCAGGTATGTGATATTACAGGAAGAGATGTTTTTGAGGCCCGTACTAAAGACCTGATTGATTCTGCGTTTGCGGGACAGACTACTGGGTTTGAAGCATGGATAGATTTACCGCTGGTTGGCAAACGTTATTTTTCAGTTACCTACCATCCTGTTGATTCGTCAATTGGCGAGGATAGGCTGGTCAGCATTACCGCCCATGATATTACTGTACAGAAAGAGATGTTCGAAGAGGTTAAAAGACTTGCCAGCACCGATCCTTTGACCGGGGCCAACAACAGACGGTTTTTCATGGATCGGGCTGAGACCGAGCTGGACCGGCTGACCCGGTACGGCGGCGAGCTTTACCTCATGATGCTGGACATCGATCATTTTAAGAATGTCAATGATACCTATGGGCATAGCGTGGGGGATGTGGTTCTCAAAGAATTTGTCAAATGCTGTTCTGACACCTTACGTACATCAGATGTGTTCGGGCGGCTCGGGGGAGAAGAGTTCGCGGCCCTGCTGGTTCACGGCAGGGTGGATTCAGCCATTCAGGTAGCGGAAAGATTGCGTAAGGCAATTGAGAATCTGGAGGTCCGCTCCGGAGAACATGTCGTAAGATTTACCGTAAGCATCGGCCTAACAATGGTTTGCGCTGATGAAGATATTGAAACTGCCCTGAAGCATGCTGATAAGTGTCTATATCAGGCTAAGGCAGAGGGACGGAATAAGGTTGTGTCGTATTGTTCAACTAGCTGA
- the fetB gene encoding iron export ABC transporter permease subunit FetB, with amino-acid sequence MNSAFISITWAQLLIALSLVSVSGAVSIYYKLKLEKDLAVGVLRSFVQLLTMGYLLKILFGLNSAVLVMALYLVMTIFSVHIIHGRVKEKNISYLMPTGLAVMFSYSLVTILVTKVVIGAQPWWDPQYFIPIGGMIAGNSMNSLALSLERFFSELKSRRAEVEMLLCLGADYKEATAEIFRDALRAGMIPAINSLMGVGLVFLPGMMTGQILAGADPEEAVRYQIVVMFMLVSSTALSSIIVLLLVRKRCFSSAMNLLIGRKAGK; translated from the coding sequence ATGAACAGTGCCTTTATTTCCATAACCTGGGCGCAGTTGCTTATTGCCTTGAGCCTTGTCTCCGTTTCCGGGGCCGTCTCCATTTATTATAAGCTCAAACTGGAAAAGGATCTGGCAGTGGGGGTGCTGCGTTCCTTTGTGCAGCTGCTAACCATGGGCTATCTGCTCAAGATTTTGTTCGGGTTAAACAGTGCCGTGTTGGTAATGGCTCTTTATCTGGTTATGACCATTTTTTCAGTCCATATCATCCACGGGCGGGTTAAGGAGAAGAATATCTCTTACCTCATGCCTACCGGACTGGCGGTCATGTTCAGTTATTCGTTGGTCACCATTTTGGTTACCAAAGTGGTTATCGGTGCCCAGCCATGGTGGGACCCGCAGTATTTTATTCCCATTGGCGGTATGATCGCGGGAAATTCTATGAATTCACTGGCCCTTTCACTTGAAAGGTTTTTCTCCGAACTCAAAAGCCGCAGAGCTGAGGTGGAAATGTTGCTTTGCCTCGGGGCGGATTACAAGGAAGCTACTGCTGAGATCTTTCGCGATGCCCTGCGCGCGGGAATGATCCCGGCCATCAATTCCCTGATGGGGGTAGGGCTGGTTTTTCTACCCGGTATGATGACCGGGCAGATTTTGGCCGGGGCCGACCCTGAAGAAGCGGTCCGTTATCAGATTGTGGTCATGTTCATGCTGGTCTCATCCACGGCTCTTTCATCCATCATTGTTCTTTTGTTGGTTCGTAAACGTTGTTTTTCGTCTGCAATGAATCTTCTTATTGGAAGGAAAGCTGGTAAATAA
- a CDS encoding ATP-binding cassette domain-containing protein, translating into MNIPLKEDSAGEIPVLEFKDVSFIWPGGKGLRDVSFAVPAGQFVLISGPSGAGKSTLLRLAVRLEEAGQGDILLKGESIQSIYPPELRTKIGFVQQTPTVLPGTVRDNLLMPFTFNVRKDVDVPSDEELQRWLERVGLGEVLFDSEASDLSVGQCQRLCLVRSVLPRPVAICFDEPTSALDRESRERVERIAEELAAEGITVLMVNHTSYHPSCPHMHLTVSDGRVEVLS; encoded by the coding sequence GTGAATATACCCCTCAAAGAGGATTCCGCCGGAGAGATTCCTGTTCTTGAATTTAAAGATGTCTCTTTTATCTGGCCGGGCGGTAAGGGATTGCGTGATGTCTCTTTTGCCGTGCCTGCGGGGCAGTTTGTGCTTATTTCCGGACCTTCCGGTGCCGGGAAGTCCACCCTGCTGCGTTTAGCTGTGCGGTTGGAGGAGGCCGGACAGGGGGATATCCTCCTAAAAGGTGAGTCCATTCAGTCCATCTATCCCCCGGAGTTGCGGACGAAGATCGGGTTTGTGCAGCAGACTCCCACTGTGTTGCCCGGTACAGTACGTGATAATTTGCTCATGCCGTTTACTTTTAATGTCAGAAAAGATGTGGATGTGCCTTCTGATGAAGAACTTCAGAGATGGCTGGAAAGGGTAGGTCTTGGGGAAGTCTTATTCGATAGTGAAGCATCGGACCTTTCCGTGGGGCAGTGTCAGCGTCTTTGCCTGGTCCGGTCGGTTCTGCCTAGACCCGTGGCTATTTGTTTCGATGAACCCACCAGTGCTCTTGACCGGGAAAGCCGGGAGCGGGTGGAGAGGATTGCCGAAGAGCTGGCGGCTGAAGGGATCACTGTACTCATGGTCAATCATACCAGCTACCATCCCAGCTGTCCGCACATGCATCTTACTGTTTCCGATGGCAGGGTGGAGGTGCTCTCATGA
- a CDS encoding peptidase M48 Ste24p: MGSKNKATIISRRQALKLAAGGTLGILSGCAINPVTGQQQLMLVSQQQEIQMDRQNSPHQFSADYGAVQDSQVNNYMTSVGISLSSSSHRPDMPYSFRCVNANYVNAYAFPGGSIACTRGILVTLENEAELAALMGHEIGHVNARHTASRMSSSIAVQGIVAIGVGVAATQDSRLVPLAAGLGGIGAGMLLASYSRSDERQADSLGMEYMDNTGYDPEGMVGLMDELEKLHKSSPSFVQQMFASHPMSSERYATAVKKRDTVYANSHGKLLRERYMDNIASVRRIKPAIVEMQKGEGAMGKKSYYEAEDHFSKALRIAPNDYAGLLLMSKCQLAQGKSREGLQYAQRAKNRYPQEAQALHMTGMLSLENRQFKQALSNFDAYEKKLPGNPMTTFYKGVSYEALGNRDMAANEYYRFLKVNNQGDYAKHAYDRLIGWGYLQ, encoded by the coding sequence ATGGGCAGTAAGAACAAAGCAACAATAATTTCCAGAAGGCAAGCTCTGAAACTGGCAGCCGGAGGCACACTCGGCATATTGAGCGGATGCGCCATCAATCCGGTTACCGGACAGCAGCAACTGATGCTGGTTTCCCAGCAACAGGAAATTCAAATGGACCGCCAGAACTCCCCACACCAGTTTTCCGCAGACTACGGTGCGGTACAGGACAGCCAAGTCAACAATTACATGACCAGCGTGGGAATCTCACTTTCCTCCAGCAGCCACAGACCGGATATGCCCTACTCTTTCCGCTGCGTTAATGCCAACTACGTTAACGCCTATGCCTTCCCCGGCGGAAGCATTGCCTGTACCCGCGGCATTCTGGTCACCCTTGAAAACGAAGCAGAATTAGCCGCACTCATGGGTCATGAAATAGGACACGTCAATGCCCGGCACACAGCCTCACGCATGAGTTCATCCATTGCCGTACAGGGCATCGTTGCTATCGGAGTTGGGGTTGCCGCCACTCAGGACAGCCGCCTTGTTCCGCTGGCCGCCGGACTGGGCGGAATCGGGGCCGGCATGCTGCTGGCAAGCTACTCCCGCTCGGATGAACGGCAAGCAGACAGCCTCGGCATGGAGTATATGGATAACACAGGCTACGACCCGGAAGGGATGGTCGGACTCATGGATGAGCTGGAAAAGCTGCACAAAAGCAGTCCTTCCTTTGTGCAGCAGATGTTCGCCTCCCACCCCATGAGTTCGGAGCGATATGCCACCGCAGTAAAAAAACGGGATACAGTTTACGCAAACAGCCACGGCAAACTTCTGCGCGAACGGTACATGGATAACATCGCCTCAGTACGCAGAATCAAACCGGCTATCGTGGAGATGCAAAAAGGCGAAGGGGCCATGGGCAAGAAAAGCTACTATGAAGCCGAAGACCATTTTTCAAAGGCCCTGCGTATTGCTCCCAACGATTATGCCGGACTGCTGCTCATGTCCAAATGCCAGTTGGCACAGGGCAAATCCAGAGAAGGTTTGCAATATGCCCAGCGCGCCAAGAATCGTTATCCTCAGGAAGCTCAAGCCCTGCACATGACCGGAATGCTCAGTCTTGAAAACCGCCAATTCAAACAAGCCCTCTCTAACTTTGATGCATATGAGAAAAAGCTACCCGGCAACCCCATGACTACTTTTTACAAAGGAGTCTCCTACGAGGCCCTTGGTAATCGCGACATGGCCGCCAATGAATATTACCGATTTCTCAAGGTCAACAATCAAGGCGACTATGCAAAACATGCATATGACCGGCTGATCGGCTGGGGTTATCTGCAATAG